The following nucleotide sequence is from Pochonia chlamydosporia 170 chromosome 4, whole genome shotgun sequence.
GTCGATAGGCGGTATCCTCAATCGCAGTCTTCTGTGGTGGGTAAATGGCTTATTTCGGCGCGGATTCCGGTCTCTATTGACCATCGAGGACCTCTACGTCTTGGATAGGAGGCTCTCGTCTATCCATCTTCGTGCCAAGGTGCAAAAAGCATGGGACGCCCGGAGGAAACCAGAGCGCCGATTCGAATTCCCGCTCGTCATTTGCAAAGCGCTTTGGCGGCAACTTTTATACGCCGCGGTGCCGCGTGTCTTTCTCATCGGCTTTACTTTTGCTCAGCCATTTCTTATTTCGCGACTGCTCAATTTCTTAGCAGGACCAGATGACCAAAAGACTACGAATGTAGGATACGGGCTCATCGCAGCAACGGCCCTGATATATCTAGGCTTGGCGGTCTCTAGCCTCCACTACAACCAGAACATCTACCGCTTTATTACCATGTTTCGCGGGGCGACAGTCTCTTGTATCTACGATCATCTGCTCGTGCTGCCGGATGCCACGTACGACAAGTCAGGCGCGCTGACATTGATGGATACGGACGTCGAACGAATTGCCCAAGTCCTTACCGAGTTGAATGAGTGTTGGGCACGCTCGATTGAAGTCATTGTAGGCGTTACCCTCCTAGCCTTACAACTAGGCTGGGTTTGCGTTTTACCCATCGTAGTGGTGATTGGTAAGAGCGTTATTCTCCTGTATGGCAAATTACAACTAAACTAACCAAATCAGCTTCTTTCTACGGCGGCGCACATATTTCCAAGAACATCGGCAAACGTCAAAAAGTATGGGTCGATTCAGTACAGAAACGCATTTCGATCACCGCGTCCGTTTTAGCTGAGATGAAGAGGCAAAATGATGGGCCTGAGCAACCGGGTGGCCACGCTTTTGCAAAACCACAGAATCGAAGAGACGAGGAAAATGGCCGCCTTTCGATGGAGCATCGTATGGCAGAATGTTGTGCAGAATCTACCGTGGGCGTTGGCGCCTGCGCTCACTTTTACGGTCTACGTTGCGCAGGCTGTTGCACAGGGTAAGGAGTCTATAGGCACGACGCAGGCTTTCACGAGTTTGGCAATCATTAACCTTCTTACGGATCCGACTGCCAAGTTGGTGAGCGCTATACCATCTACTGCATCTAGCGTTGGTTGCTTTGACCGGATCCAGAAGTTCTTAGTTACGCCTCCGAGGGTTGACCAGCGAGTTGGTCTATCTAGAGATGGAGTATCGCCAACCCAAACTGTCGATTCATCAATGCACGGAATAGAGTTGGATGACAGGGCCACCAGTTCGAACTCACGAGATGGTGCTGTAATAAACGCTTCCAACATCTCTATCCGACCAAGTACATCCTCAGAAATCCTACTCAATACTGTCAGCTTCTCCATCCCACGACATACCCTAACCATGGTTGTCGGTCCTGTTGCTTCCGGTAAAACAACACTCTTCAAAGCCATCTTGGGTGAGATACCATTCGAGGGTGAAGGACGGTTGAGCATCACCGATCAACGTATTGCATATTGTTCTCAAGTTCCATGGTTGCCAAACGGGAATATCCGAGACACTATTTCTGGTCCAATCAGCGAAAGTAACCCTTTCGATGAGGCTTGGTACCAGAAATGCCTTCATGTTTGTGATTTGCAACATGATATCAGCCTTCTTTCTGATGGCGACAAGACTCGGCTAGGCACGGCTGGCGCAGCGCTGAGTGGCGGGCAGAAACACCGCATTGCTCTCGCTCGTGCTGTGTATAGTCGAGCTAAAATTCTGGTATTGGATGACGTCCTAGGCGCATTAGATGTTACTACGCAGAGAAAGGTCTTTCTTCGCTtgtttggccaagatggtcTTTTAAGGGGCAATACAACTGTCCTGCTCTCCACCCACGCCGGTTTGTCTTCTGCGATCAGCACACTCTGATACATGCTAACTCTGGCAGTTGAATTCTTAAAATATGCCGACAAGACTCTCATAGTGAAGGATGGTTTGGTAAAAGAGAGCTGCAACGCCGAAATAGTGGCCAAGAACATCCTCAAAGTTGAAAGTCACGACGTTAGGGTTGCTAACAACACACCGGCTGAAACCGTAGATGAAATCTCAGAAAACGTGACAAAGGTAAACGAACTCGAAGATTTAACTCGGTCGACGGGCGACTTGGCCGTCTATAAATATTACTTTCGCCACGTGGGATGGCTATCTGGAAGCGCGTTCgttggcttcgtcatcatTGAAGTTTTCGGCATTAGTTTTGGTCGTAAGTGTCGCCTAATACTACCCTTATTAAGTGTTTCACGTCTAACTATCTATAGAAATATGGCTGAAGTGGTGGACTGAAGCGGCTGGTGGCCAAATGGCGCTTTATATGAGCATATATCTCGCCCTGGCTGCATTCGTGTCAATCGGAATGGGCGGCTACATATGGTAAGTAATCACTATACCAGGTTCCAAGCGAAACTAACAGTGATAGGACTATGCTCATCCGAATATCGCCATCCACTGCCCGCAAATTTCACTCTATCCTGCTGAACGTTGTCATCAGGTACGCCATCAATACTCTCACACCTCAGCTTTCTTCTAATAAAACATAGGGCTCCACAGTCATTCTTCACCAAAACCGACAGCGGCACCATTCTGAATCGATTCAGTCAAGATATGACACTAATCGAAAGCCAGCTTGCTACAGGAGTCCTCATCACCGTATCTAGTACGTGAAGCCAGTCACATCCTCAGGGCTTGTCTAACATTGGCCACAGATTTATTCATGGCAATAGCCTCTGCTGCCCTCGTCGCAACAGGGTCAACCTACATGGCAGCAAGTGTGCCAGTCCTCATAATTACAGTCTGGTCCCTGCAGCACGTATACCTCCGCACGTCAAGACAGCTCCGCTTACTAGACATCGAGGCCAAGAGTCCACTCTATTCACATTTCCTAGAGAGTCTAAGCGGGTTAATCACCGTCAGAGCGTTCGGATGGGAAGCGCAATTCCAAAACAAGAATGCAGCACTATTGGATAATTCACAGCGACCTTACTATCTGCTGTACTGTGTACAACGGTGGCTAACACTCGTACTGGATCTGATTGTTGGTGCGGAAGCAGTCCTGGTTGTTGGCCTGGCAGTTGGACTTCGACACTCGACAACTCCCGGCTTACTAGGTGTTTCTCTAAACAACATTCTTTGTAAGTCACTTTTTCTAGACCCAATTTACGCTGCTAACGCGCGTATCAGCATTCAGCGCATCtctctcctccctcctctcaGGCTGGACAATGCTAGAGACATCCCTCGGTTCCATCGCCAGGCTGAAAAGTTTCGAAAAGGCAGTCCATCCCGAAGACAGACCCGAGGAGAATCACATCCCCCCGCCAAATTGGCCAGAAACTGGAACCATAGAGTTTCGAAACGTCACAGCATCCCACAGGTTAGCACACCAAACACTGGCCAATCTCCCCATCTAACATCTAACGTCACAGTCCCGGCGCAATCGGAATACACAACCTATCATTGCAAATCAAACCCGGCCAAAAAATAGGCATCTGCGGCCGAACAGCAAGGCAAGtaaaacaccagacacctaACCAAACCGAATCTAACAACCACCAGCGGCAAAAGTTCCCTCATATCCACCATCCTACGCCTCCTAGAACTCGACTCGGGaaccctcctcatcaacgGCACAGACATAACCACCATCCCCCGAGAAATAATCCGCCAACGACTCATCGTCGTGCCTCAAGACCCAGTCATCCTAGCGGGCAGTCTACGACTCAACGTCGATCCCGACACGCAAAGCACCGATGCGATCATCAAATCTACATTAGAACGCGTAGGCCTCGCCGACCTTTTGAAAAGGATACAATtagatgatgagattggtGCTTCGTCCTTATCGCGCGGGGAACAGCAATTGCTGGCTATGGCGACGGCGCTGGTGAAGAGGCCCCATGCCGGGAAGattgtgcttcttgatgaggcGACTAGTAATTTGGATGGGGAGAGAGATGCTACTGTTCAGAAACTGCTGAGGGAGGAATTCGGTGGGTGTACGATGGTTGTTGTTGCGCATCGATTGGATACTATTTTGGATTCTGATGTTATTGTTGTGATGGATGAGGGCCGGATCGTGGAAGTGGGTGACCCGAGGGAATTACTTTGTCGTAAAGGGTGGTTATCTCGACTGGCAAGTGATAGAAGCTAGATGGATATAGAATCCGTAGACGTATTGTGTTCATTGGTATGTTTCATGTTATGTATCCCGTACGTGTTCACCATGTATTCCTACACCCAACTCCACAGTATATATAACCTCCCAACGCCGAATAATGCAGACACAATGCCAACTCCCAATTCCATATTCTAACCCCAGGtaccgccgccgccaccaccccTTCCACCTCTCCTCTGAGCACTCAATCTCCAATCATCCTCAGTAGCATACTTATTATACAGTGGTTGAATCCTCTCCGCCTGCTTCCTCTTGCTCAACCTATCACTCGGTGCGACCTTGAAGAACGTCGGCGCCGCTTCCACCAACCACTTCGGCTCGATGGACGACGTACAATGCATGTACTCCTTCGTagtcaacaccaaatcatgGTAAATCACCCATTCTGCCTGTTTACCAAACAGCGCCGAACTAGGATGTAAATACACGGGCGTTCCCTCCGTAAGAGTCTTGTATCCCTCTTGAGGGTCCTTGCGCGCCGCGTTGCGGAAGAAACCAGAGCACAAGGCGCGGCGAACTTTATCCGTGTTGCGACCACATGAGACAATGGGGTGTTTGTAGCGGTCCATGATCTTGACCAACTGGTCGCGGACGTCTTTTGCGCGACGCATGGAGCGAGCTTGGATGAAGTTTTCAAAGCACCACGGGTTGGAATAGCCGTTTTGTTTCCACGAATTATAGACgttgaggagggtgaggTGGTCGCCGTGCGGGTCGTGAAACTTGGACTTCTTTTGATCTGCTTGTGTTTGTTTCTCCTTGGGTCGGTAAAAGACTGCGCCTTGGAGGGACAACATGGCAATGATGCTGAGAGTTTCTTCGGCGCATTGATGGTCTACGGCGGCAAGGAGCACCTTGGCCGAGGCGGGGTCCATGGGGAAGTCGGCCATTTTGCGGCCTAGACGTGTGAGGAGGCCTTCGTCATCCAGGGCGCTGAGTGCGTAGAGCTCTTCCAGGGCTGTCAACATGGTATTCACGGGAGGGGGGTCCATGAAGTCAAAGTGCAGGAGGTCGTTGATGCCCATGGCTTTAAGCATGAGAATCGTGTGAGACAGGTTCTGGCGCTGAATTTCGGGGATCG
It contains:
- a CDS encoding ABC multidrug transporter (similar to Coccidioides immitis RS XP_001240132.1), whose amino-acid sequence is MASQCASQGGQTTGLAAVVRCGETFDFTLLFEQSILGLIPAAAFILAGTYRIVRLTGKSHKTVSNPSRFLKLIVAAVLAGIQLALLVLWSIDTAGQTKASLPLAVLDLIVAAQFLALTWMEDTRSVRPSSLLNTYLLFTLLLDLAQARTLWLRRLSTAISGLFTARIATKASLLVLEAQSKRNYLKAVYQALPPESIGGILNRSLLWWVNGLFRRGFRSLLTIEDLYVLDRRLSSIHLRAKVQKAWDARRKPERRFEFPLVICKALWRQLLYAAVPRVFLIGFTFAQPFLISRLLNFLAGPDDQKTTNVGYGLIAATALIYLGLAVSSLHYNQNIYRFITMFRGATVSCIYDHLLVLPDATYDKSGALTLMDTDVERIAQVLTELNECWARSIEVIVGVTLLALQLGWVCVLPIVVVIASFYGGAHISKNIGKRQKVWVDSVQKRISITAIEETRKMAAFRWSIVWQNVVQNLPWALAPALTFTVYVAQAVAQGKESIGTTQAFTSLAIINLLTDPTAKLVSAIPSTASSVGCFDRIQKFLVTPPRVDQRVGLSRDGVSPTQTVDSSMHGIELDDRATSSNSRDGAVINASNISIRPSTSSEILLNTVSFSIPRHTLTMVVGPVASGKTTLFKAILGEIPFEGEGRLSITDQRIAYCSQVPWLPNGNIRDTISGPISESNPFDEAWYQKCLHVCDLQHDISLLSDGDKTRLGTAGAALSGGQKHRIALARAVYSRAKILVLDDVLGALDVTTQRKVFLRLFGQDGLLRGNTTVLLSTHAVEFLKYADKTLIVKDGLVKESCNAEIVAKNILKVESHDVRVANNTPAETVDEISENVTKVNELEDLTRSTGDLAVYKYYFRHVGWLSGSAFVGFVIIEVFGISFGQIWLKWWTEAAGGQMALYMSIYLALAAFVSIGMGGYIWTMLIRISPSTARKFHSILLNVVIRAPQSFFTKTDSGTILNRFSQDMTLIESQLATGVLITVSNLFMAIASAALVATGSTYMAASVPVLIITVWSLQHVYLRTSRQLRLLDIEAKSPLYSHFLESLSGLITVRAFGWEAQFQNKNAALLDNSQRPYYLLYCVQRWLTLVLDLIVGAEAVLVVGLAVGLRHSTTPGLLGVSLNNILSFSASLSSLLSGWTMLETSLGSIARLKSFEKAVHPEDRPEENHIPPPNWPETGTIEFRNVTASHSGKSSLISTILRLLELDSGTLLINGTDITTIPREIIRQRLIVVPQDPVILAGSLRLNVDPDTQSTDAIIKSTLERVGLADLLKRIQLDDEIGASSLSRGEQQLLAMATALVKRPHAGKIVLLDEATSNLDGERDATVQKLLREEFGGCTMVVVAHRLDTILDSDVIVVMDEGRIVEVGDPRELLCRKGWLSRLASDRS